Proteins encoded by one window of Lutibacter sp. A64:
- a CDS encoding TQO small subunit DoxD, with translation MKNISIKNDAGLLALALRLVIGWTYFSAFWRRTALANKLDPDAAGYIGEKFNHFLPNALGIKPIIQYLVENPDVLWLNMVIFTIIEGIVGLLIMLGLFTRIMSIGVFFLAMGILLGSGWIGTTCLDEWQIGILGIATGFVLFLTGSGKYSLDNYFMKNDFKFTKKKWFACLGSGILPIKETIFPKIVLAGSLFILGMTLMTNQVFHGGLWGTLHNKSVKPKLEITESLINNNTLSFNVFRTEGVDVYGSWVIKIELFDNQNNTIIEFNQEDLASLNKENISNYYVAKIKPGKHSLIVPLGAKAKINFKDKIISNLPKGTYTLKITDISGAYWESEVLKK, from the coding sequence TTTTCAGCCTTTTGGAGAAGAACAGCATTAGCTAATAAACTCGACCCAGATGCAGCGGGCTATATTGGCGAAAAATTTAATCACTTTTTACCCAATGCTTTGGGCATAAAACCAATTATTCAATATTTAGTAGAAAACCCAGATGTACTTTGGTTAAATATGGTAATATTCACCATAATTGAAGGTATTGTAGGCTTATTAATAATGCTTGGATTATTTACTCGAATTATGAGTATAGGTGTATTCTTTTTAGCGATGGGAATATTACTAGGCTCTGGCTGGATAGGCACAACTTGTTTAGATGAATGGCAAATTGGTATCTTAGGAATAGCAACCGGTTTTGTGTTATTTTTAACTGGAAGTGGCAAATATTCATTAGATAATTATTTTATGAAAAATGATTTCAAATTCACAAAAAAGAAATGGTTTGCTTGCTTAGGTTCAGGTATTTTACCAATTAAAGAAACTATATTTCCTAAAATTGTACTTGCTGGATCTTTATTTATTTTAGGAATGACCTTAATGACTAACCAAGTATTTCATGGTGGATTATGGGGAACACTTCATAACAAATCTGTAAAACCGAAATTAGAAATTACAGAAAGCCTTATAAATAATAACACGCTTTCTTTTAATGTTTTTAGAACAGAAGGAGTTGATGTTTATGGTTCTTGGGTTATAAAAATTGAATTATTTGACAATCAGAATAATACAATTATTGAATTTAATCAAGAAGATTTAGCCTCTTTAAACAAAGAAAATATCTCAAATTATTATGTTGCCAAAATAAAACCTGGAAAACATAGTTTAATTGTGCCTTTAGGAGCAAAAGCAAAAATTAATTTTAAAGATAAAATTATATCAAATTTACCTAAGGGCACATACACCTTAAAAATAACAGATATAAGCGGCGCTTATTGGGAAAGTGAAGTCCTAAAAAAATAG